One genomic region from Thalassotalea sp. PS06 encodes:
- a CDS encoding PHB depolymerase family esterase — protein MIKTIKSGALLLASTSLLFAAESSAGSWQQNVNIGGFSSVNIYTPDTTSAIGDGKSLLIVLHGCVQPISNYLTANLEDAAEQHGMVVAVPDAANKAGYNCWSYWQGAINRTSGDYKNLIDLANTMSGDASRNIDPNQVYLAGLSSGGAFAQQAACVAPDIFAGVAPSAGPTLGTSSNGALNSCEVVSTNTFKSRCESYAGSYSSHLDDQIAVVGHGTADTTVDTCYNQQNANGFAAVYGVTQLSGTNTIADDATRTASETLWTDNRVAMLWFDGLDHSWSGGAGASGQYVAGNSINFATYLGQHFADNNLRVDRNAGPIISNHTAVDNTGSLLVSGTAVDSDGSVSNVAVRIYALDTGSPVLMETINTSAAASDGYYSVSSASLADGLYLVEAQGTDNEGKTGDIASVTVRVGPEPAAEAPVLSGISVAVVGQCATVTGTVVDANQNLQSVTADFANGSNTATVSNNSFTVEQCNLPGGNNTVTITATDTTALSSSESASFTIDAGKTGDYNYHINEGHITWGDGYSACYLAFGTSDFTMREYPAGTNQCNWIADGEPSCKGPNQACSAPSTPVDSDGDGVADTLDNCPNAANADQADNDNDGIGNVCDSTPDGNVLDADNDGVNDSIDNCPNTANADQADNDNDGIGNVCDATPDGDVQDADSDGIEDAVDNCPLIANADQADADADGTGDVCDSTPNGDFTCAEYTDNNYNHVAAGRATNTLGTAYAVGSGDNMGLWNLFVTTTLAETSDGYFELGSCPAN, from the coding sequence ATGATAAAAACAATAAAATCAGGTGCTTTGCTACTGGCAAGCACCAGCCTGTTGTTCGCAGCGGAATCGTCCGCGGGGAGTTGGCAACAAAACGTCAATATTGGCGGTTTTAGCAGCGTCAATATTTATACCCCGGATACTACGTCTGCGATTGGCGACGGAAAATCCTTACTGATTGTTCTACATGGATGTGTGCAGCCTATTAGTAACTACTTAACGGCAAATCTGGAAGATGCCGCTGAGCAACATGGTATGGTTGTCGCCGTACCCGATGCCGCCAATAAGGCCGGTTATAACTGCTGGTCTTACTGGCAGGGGGCGATTAACCGAACATCTGGCGATTATAAAAACTTAATCGACCTTGCTAATACCATGAGTGGCGATGCTAGTCGCAACATTGACCCGAACCAGGTATATCTGGCCGGTCTTTCTTCCGGTGGTGCTTTTGCCCAGCAAGCCGCCTGTGTGGCACCGGATATCTTTGCCGGGGTTGCCCCAAGTGCAGGACCTACCCTAGGGACCAGCTCGAATGGCGCGTTAAACAGCTGTGAAGTGGTTAGCACTAATACCTTTAAATCCCGCTGTGAATCCTATGCAGGTTCTTATTCGAGCCATCTTGATGATCAGATTGCGGTAGTTGGACATGGTACCGCCGATACCACGGTAGATACTTGCTACAACCAGCAAAACGCCAACGGCTTTGCCGCAGTTTATGGGGTTACTCAGTTATCGGGCACCAACACCATTGCTGATGACGCAACTCGCACGGCCTCGGAAACCCTATGGACCGATAACCGCGTTGCCATGTTGTGGTTTGATGGCTTAGATCATTCCTGGTCTGGTGGTGCAGGCGCTTCCGGTCAGTATGTTGCCGGAAACAGCATTAACTTTGCCACATATCTTGGCCAACATTTTGCCGACAATAACCTGCGTGTTGATCGCAATGCTGGCCCGATAATTTCCAATCATACGGCCGTTGATAACACCGGTAGCTTATTGGTTTCCGGTACTGCCGTGGATAGCGATGGTAGTGTGAGCAATGTTGCCGTTCGTATCTATGCCTTAGATACGGGCTCGCCGGTATTGATGGAAACCATTAATACCAGTGCGGCAGCGTCAGATGGCTATTACTCAGTAAGTTCAGCCAGCCTCGCGGATGGTTTGTATTTAGTGGAAGCCCAGGGCACGGATAACGAAGGCAAAACCGGCGATATTGCCTCAGTAACGGTGCGTGTTGGTCCAGAGCCAGCAGCAGAAGCGCCAGTGCTTAGTGGTATTAGTGTCGCGGTTGTTGGCCAGTGTGCCACGGTAACCGGCACTGTGGTTGATGCTAACCAAAATCTACAATCGGTAACGGCGGATTTTGCTAACGGTTCGAATACCGCAACGGTAAGTAATAACAGCTTTACCGTTGAGCAGTGTAATCTGCCAGGTGGCAATAACACAGTAACCATTACCGCCACAGATACCACCGCGTTGTCATCATCAGAAAGCGCTAGCTTTACCATTGATGCCGGTAAAACCGGTGATTACAACTATCACATCAACGAAGGCCACATTACCTGGGGCGATGGTTACTCGGCTTGTTACTTAGCCTTTGGTACCAGTGATTTCACCATGCGTGAATATCCGGCTGGCACCAATCAATGTAACTGGATTGCCGATGGTGAGCCAAGCTGTAAAGGTCCGAATCAGGCCTGTTCTGCGCCTTCCACGCCTGTGGATAGTGATGGCGATGGCGTCGCTGATACCCTGGATAATTGTCCGAATGCGGCGAACGCTGATCAAGCCGATAATGACAATGACGGTATTGGTAATGTTTGTGATTCAACCCCAGACGGCAATGTCCTTGATGCTGACAATGATGGCGTGAATGACTCTATCGATAATTGCCCAAATACGGCGAATGCCGATCAGGCGGACAATGATAACGATGGTATAGGAAATGTTTGTGATGCGACTCCGGACGGTGATGTTCAGGATGCCGACTCTGACGGTATTGAAGATGCGGTAGATAACTGCCCACTAATTGCTAATGCCGATCAAGCCGATGCGGATGCCGATGGTACCGGTGATGTGTGTGATTCAACACCAAATGGTGATTTCACTTGTGCTGAATACACAGATAACAACTATAACCATGTGGCGGCTGGCCGAGCGACCAATACTCTGGGAACTGCTTATGCGGTAGGTTCTGGCGACAACATGGGGCTATGGAACCTGTTTGTTACCACGACACTTGCTGAAACCAGTGACGGTTATTTTGAATTAGGTAGCTGTCCGGCTAACTAA